TGCGACCAGCAACTTACTAGGGAAGACCATATCGCTGGCAGTGTACAGGCCATGTCTCCCGAGCAGTTACAGGGTACAACCCTGGATGCCCGCAGCGACCTGTTTAGCTTCGGCAGTATTGCCTATGAACTCTTGTGTGGACGTAAACCCTTTGAGCGTGGCGATAAGAGTGCACTGGCTTTTGCTCAACAAATTACCAGCAAGCCCCATATTCCACCGCAACAGGCCTGGCCAGAGATACCCAAACCACTTGCTGCGCTATTAGATCGACTTTTGGGCAAGCGCCCAGAGCAACGGCCAGAATCCGCAGAAAGGGTTTTTGAGGCACTGGAGCTGGTGAGAAAACATGGAATTGATGCGAATACTCAGCAATATTCTGAAACTGTTACTCAGCTACTAATCAAGCCCCATAAAAAACGTAGGAATATTTCTGTTACGCTGACAGCTTTAATAATAATTATTTTGTCGACAATTTGGGGCTGGCATAAATATCTACAACTGACCCCACAGTATATAGCTGTTCTTCCTATAGAGTTTAATGGTGAAGTTCGTGGTCACAAGGATACGGAAGCACTAATAAAAGCGATGGTTCGACAGGCATTGATGAGCACTCCATCGCAACTTAAATCCAGCGCACTGGTCAGCTTTGAGGCAAAGGGGGAATCTAACTTAGATCAACAACTGCAAAATCTCAAAGATAAGGGAGTAACTGACGCCCTTCGTGCCCGTCTGGCTTGTGTGCAAACCCGCTGCAACATCGAACTTCAAAGAATTGACCCTACTGATACACAGGTAAAAGGACAAACAAGCTTTGTTTTCCTTAGTTCGGCACAACAGGAAGCACATTACACTATTAGTAATAGCATGCTTGAGCTTTTTCCTAACAACTACCGGCTGGGAAAAGTTAGTCAAACCAAGATGGAGCCTCTTGATTACGAGCTATACTTAAATACCCTTACCCATGGAACTGGGTCTATTCCCAAATTACTCTCTCTGGATGACCTAGAGGAGTTAATATTCAAATACCCAAACAATATCAACTTATATACATTATATGCTCGGGAAGCCCTTAACAGATACATCCACACCAACAATAAAAAACACCTTACTAAGGCCCTAAAAATTTTTGCGAATGCGGAAATTGCAGAGTCACATAGGACGGCTATTCTTGAAGCAAAACTTACCATTCTTTCTGTCAGCACAGACAAACAAAGGTTCGAGTCAGTCCTTAAAAAGCTGCAAAATAAAGGGCACCCATCCGCCAACCTTCTTGCAAAATTTGCCCGTTTCCAATACTTACAAGGTAACTATGAGCAGGGACTAAGCTACGCAAAAGAAGCTGCTGAATTAAGCCCTTCACCAAACAACCTATATTTAGTAGCCATCAATAAGATGGCAATCGGCGATTACGACTCAACCAGAAGGGCATTAATAAAATTAATTAAACATTCCCCAAATTATTGGGGAGCTTATGCACTACTTGGCACAATTGAGCTAGAAAAAGGAAACTTAGAGCTCGCCGAAAAGGCAATTAAGTCAATCCCCAAAAACCAAAGAAGCTGGCGTATGAAATCCAACTTAGGAATAGTTTATTTTCTAAAAGGTAATCTCACTCTAGCTCTAAAAACTTATCAAGACGTCTTAGAATCCTCTCCAGATAACATCCACCTAATAATCCAAGTTGCTGAAACTTATTCAGCTCTTTCTGATCACATTAATGCCGAAAACTATTACAGAAAAGCTTTAGAATTAACGAGCAATAGTTCTGCACTTGAAGAAAAACAATTTCGCGCACAAGCTTTGGCAAATCTAGGGATGACTCCCGAAGCAATTGCTCTTATTAAAGAATTGCTCAGAGAGTCTCCAGATGATACCTATGTAAAATATTCTGCTGCGCAAGTATACGCATTAGCAGGTGAATTACAGTCAGCTACCTACCATTTAGAGCAGCTTACAGCTCAAGGAATGGGTACAGTATGGTTTTCTCTACCTGCATTTCAACAGCTCTGCTCCCAACCTCAAACCTCATCCAAGATAGTACTTGCAATTTGCGATTAATTCTCTGCAGGCGGAGCTGGATCAACCCCGGCCTTAGGATCACCTGAAACAAAGTGCATTCCCGTGGCGGGGTCAACACACATCCATAGGAAGTTAAACCGATCAGGAATACGATCTTTATCCCTGATTTTAATTATCAACTTGGTATAGTCTCCATCCACTTCCCTAGCTCGCGCACGGAATTGATGACGAAAATCTGGAGTTAATGCGATAATACCGTCCAACTTATGGTCTTGCTTATAGCGAACAAATTCCAACTCACGACCTGGAACTTCAGATAGATCTAAGGTGATCCTTAAGGTAAGTACACCGCCCTTATGGGTTTTAAAAAGCATATTACCAAAATGCTCTTCTGGATTATCAGCATTAAATAGCGGCCAGTACTGCGGCTCACCATCTTTTTGCTCTCTGGGCCGCAAAACCAGATCCAGCTTCAAGCCCTCTTCAGGTACCTCGCACTCGAGTACGGGTAAATCGGCACAAGTGCTCATCGTTCATCCCCTTGTAAGCATTTGTTATTTGGTGTCATCCTAAGACGTTTTTATTCGTGTAAAATACGTCTGTGACTGCGTCATGATAACCAGTTCAGCTCTGAAAAAAAGCCGGCAGTATAGCCACTGCCGGCCCGGAATGATGGTCCCAACCATCGACGGTTACAACAACACTATCAAGAGCAAAATTTGGCATCCGTGCCTCGGGCAAGCTCATCCACAAGGTCCGACTAAGACTCTGCACCCGTCGGTTCCAGCTTGTCCGCTCAGCTTGCGCTGATTCTTCCCGCTTCTCGCACCTCCGACAGTGCGAGAATACAAAATCCATCCGAAATGTTGTGGGGGCTGCCCATCCGTGGCAGGGAACCGCTTTCACAATCTCCCGTACCCCCTCAACTGGTAGCTACTTTACGAATTCGGGAATTACAGGTCTATCACGGCCAATTACAAGGAATTACACGCCAAGTATTTTATCCTTTCACTTAGGCTGTTAGAGTCATCTAATAACAAAAAGCATCACCTGATGAGGATACGATGGAAGCGAATCTCGAAGATGTAAAAATTCTCTCTCCCCGACGCAACAGCACTGAGGCCACTAATATTGCGGAGCTTGCTCGGGAGCAACTCCAGCATTTTTGTATTGATCGGGAGTCGGAGCACGGGCGTTTACTGGAGCAAACTGCGGCACTGTTATATCAAGCACAGGGCAACTTGAACCAGCTGTGGAGTCAGGTAAGCGAAACTCTGAACCGATTGGATCGGTCCGACAAGATTGCCTACTTCAATGCCAAGCGCTTTATGAGTT
The DNA window shown above is from Microbulbifer variabilis and carries:
- a CDS encoding serine/threonine-protein kinase, giving the protein MDVVALEKTEVYQGRYRVERTLGAGGMGVVYLAEDVKLGRKVAIKQLRSDMTGNSAEARFRSEAQLLARLNHPNIVRLYDVLEEDHNIALVMELVEGVTLKEWIRERTATLAEKLDLLMQICQGLGKAHCLGIIHRDLKPENILVTNDGVAKITDFGIAKALDCDQQLTREDHIAGSVQAMSPEQLQGTTLDARSDLFSFGSIAYELLCGRKPFERGDKSALAFAQQITSKPHIPPQQAWPEIPKPLAALLDRLLGKRPEQRPESAERVFEALELVRKHGIDANTQQYSETVTQLLIKPHKKRRNISVTLTALIIIILSTIWGWHKYLQLTPQYIAVLPIEFNGEVRGHKDTEALIKAMVRQALMSTPSQLKSSALVSFEAKGESNLDQQLQNLKDKGVTDALRARLACVQTRCNIELQRIDPTDTQVKGQTSFVFLSSAQQEAHYTISNSMLELFPNNYRLGKVSQTKMEPLDYELYLNTLTHGTGSIPKLLSLDDLEELIFKYPNNINLYTLYAREALNRYIHTNNKKHLTKALKIFANAEIAESHRTAILEAKLTILSVSTDKQRFESVLKKLQNKGHPSANLLAKFARFQYLQGNYEQGLSYAKEAAELSPSPNNLYLVAINKMAIGDYDSTRRALIKLIKHSPNYWGAYALLGTIELEKGNLELAEKAIKSIPKNQRSWRMKSNLGIVYFLKGNLTLALKTYQDVLESSPDNIHLIIQVAETYSALSDHINAENYYRKALELTSNSSALEEKQFRAQALANLGMTPEAIALIKELLRESPDDTYVKYSAAQVYALAGELQSATYHLEQLTAQGMGTVWFSLPAFQQLCSQPQTSSKIVLAICD